The Pseudophryne corroboree isolate aPseCor3 chromosome 2, aPseCor3.hap2, whole genome shotgun sequence genome has a segment encoding these proteins:
- the RPL23A gene encoding large ribosomal subunit protein uL23, with product MAPKAKKEAVPAKTEAKSKALKAKKAVLKGVHSHKKKKIRTSPTFRRPKTLRLRRQPKYPRKSAPTRNKLDHYAIIKFPLTTESAMKKIEDNNTLVFIVDVKANKHQIKQAVKKLYDIDVAKVNTLIRPDGEKKAYVRLAPDYDALDVANKIGII from the exons ATGGCTCCGAAAGCAAAGAAGGAAG CTGTCCCTGCCAAGACTGAAGCGAAGTCTAAGGCTCTCAAGGCCAAAAAGGCTGTTTTAAAAGGTGTGCACAGTCACAAGAAGAAGAAGATCCGGACTTCTCCTACATTCCGGAGGCCTAAAACCTTGAGACTTAGGAGGCAACCCAAGTACCCCAGGAAAAGTGCCCCCACAAGGAACAA GCTTGATCATTATGCCATCATCAAGTTCCCTCTGACCACAGAGTCTGCCATGAAGAAGATCGAGGACAATAACACTCTGGTTTTCATTGTTGATGTGAAAGCAAACAAGCATCAGATAAAACAGGCAGTGAAAAAGCTGTATGACATAGATGTGGCCAAAGTAAACACCCTCATCAG GCCAGACGGTGAGAAGAAGGCATATGTCCGTCTAGCTCCTGACTATGATGCGCTTGATGTTGCTAACAAG